In Thermococcus thioreducens, a genomic segment contains:
- a CDS encoding multidrug transporter — translation MMARKRKYILLVAPVAVALVIGLVVNAEMFPADYSYQKGIFGPHNVQAELLPANSHIRGQITAKNPFSAYVIVSKSGYFEDVDGDNVVLSWENVTEVNLDFNVSDGNYYLVIKNGNVSQEIEMRFRAER, via the coding sequence ATGATGGCGAGAAAAAGGAAGTACATCCTTTTGGTTGCGCCCGTTGCGGTTGCCCTCGTGATTGGACTAGTGGTCAATGCCGAGATGTTCCCTGCAGACTATTCATACCAGAAAGGCATTTTTGGGCCCCACAACGTCCAGGCTGAGCTTCTTCCGGCGAATTCACATATACGCGGCCAGATAACAGCCAAGAACCCGTTTTCGGCCTATGTTATCGTCTCGAAGTCTGGCTACTTTGAGGATGTTGACGGAGATAACGTCGTTCTCAGCTGGGAAAACGTCACCGAGGTCAACCTTGATTTCAATGTCTCCGACGGAAACTACTACCTCGTCATCAAAAACGGCAACGTTAGCCAGGAAATAGAAATGAGGTTTAGAGCGGAGCGCTGA
- a CDS encoding class I SAM-dependent methyltransferase, which produces MSLEELYRYARGYMEPGNEGARKRFMELSEFFEKLKLPRGGRILDLCAGTGIAGSAAAKATNAKKLTLLDLRAEDLERVREWLEFAGLGIVPTKVRGDVREAAELIEEHEVALLFGNTMIHFDPFDAVRIFANVALTLTEDGVFIVEDTDRVYRILYSIGYKEFFVESKGENHTLASVHEGYDVRRGTFKRAYYLLPGFRKVGEFDFHHWDLATQLAIGRIFFGEARLIRPGEHGFTRVGDVLYFKHPRKDVAELVLSDFSAPL; this is translated from the coding sequence ATGTCCCTGGAGGAGCTGTACAGGTACGCGAGGGGATATATGGAGCCGGGCAACGAGGGGGCGAGAAAAAGGTTCATGGAACTGTCGGAGTTCTTTGAAAAGCTGAAGCTCCCCAGAGGTGGAAGGATCCTTGACCTCTGCGCTGGCACGGGAATAGCCGGAAGCGCGGCAGCAAAGGCAACGAATGCCAAAAAGCTAACCCTGCTTGACCTCAGGGCCGAAGATCTGGAGAGAGTCCGAGAATGGCTCGAATTCGCAGGCCTGGGAATTGTCCCGACAAAGGTTCGCGGGGACGTGAGAGAAGCAGCAGAACTTATTGAGGAGCACGAGGTCGCGCTTCTCTTCGGCAACACCATGATACACTTCGATCCCTTCGACGCGGTCAGGATATTCGCCAACGTAGCCTTGACATTGACCGAGGACGGTGTTTTCATTGTAGAAGACACCGACAGGGTTTACAGGATATTATACAGCATCGGCTACAAGGAATTCTTCGTCGAGAGTAAGGGAGAAAACCACACCCTCGCCTCCGTCCACGAGGGATACGACGTCAGAAGGGGGACGTTCAAAAGAGCCTACTACCTACTGCCTGGCTTCAGAAAGGTGGGGGAGTTCGACTTCCACCACTGGGACCTGGCGACACAGCTGGCGATCGGGCGGATATTCTTCGGTGAGGCTAGGCTCATAAGACCGGGGGAGCACGGATTCACGCGCGTGGGAGACGTCCTCTATTTTAAACACCCGAGAAAAGACGTTGCAGAGCTTGTCCTAAGTGACTTCAGCGCTCCGCTCTAA